Proteins encoded within one genomic window of Companilactobacillus sp.:
- the upp gene encoding uracil phosphoribosyltransferase, translating to MSKFEVLNHPLIQHKLTIIRSKHTGTKVFREVANEIAELMVYEITRDLPLTDVEVETPMGKSTQKMIAGKKLAVIPILRAGLGMVDGVLQLIPAAKVGHIGMYRDEKTLKPHEYFVKLPSDIDQRDLFIVDPMLATGGSANMAIEALKKRGAKHMRLVVLVAAPEGVREVQKEHPDVDIYAAAMDEKLTESGYIFPGLGDAGDRLFGTK from the coding sequence ATGTCAAAATTCGAAGTATTGAATCACCCATTAATTCAACACAAACTTACTATTATTCGTAGCAAACACACAGGTACCAAGGTATTCCGTGAAGTTGCGAATGAAATTGCCGAATTGATGGTTTACGAAATTACTCGTGACCTTCCACTAACAGACGTTGAAGTAGAAACTCCAATGGGCAAGTCAACTCAAAAGATGATCGCTGGTAAAAAACTAGCTGTTATTCCTATCTTAAGAGCCGGTTTGGGAATGGTTGATGGTGTTTTGCAATTGATCCCAGCAGCTAAAGTTGGGCATATTGGTATGTATCGTGACGAAAAGACTTTGAAACCTCATGAATATTTCGTAAAACTACCTAGCGATATTGATCAACGTGACTTGTTTATCGTCGATCCAATGCTTGCCACTGGTGGTTCTGCAAACATGGCTATCGAAGCCTTGAAAAAACGTGGTGCTAAGCATATGAGATTAGTTGTTTTAGTTGCTGCACCTGAGGGTGTTCGCGAAGTTCAAAAAGAACATCCTGATGTTGATATTTATGCTGCTGCTATGGATGAAAAACTTACTGAGAGTGGCTATATCTTCCCAGGTCTAGGTGATGCTGGAGATAGATTATTTGGTACTAAATAA
- a CDS encoding L-threonylcarbamoyladenylate synthase yields the protein METVILNDDQIAQAANFLAKGKLVAFPTETVYGLGADATRPDIVKDVYAAKGRPSDNPLIVHVDGPEMVWQYADLDYKPLAEKLMKRFWPGPLTIIMPIQPGTLSPEVTGGLKTAAFRMPNNQVTLSLIKQFGKPIVGPSANTSGKPSPTEAKHVYHDLNGKIAAILDDGPTKIGVESTVIDLSVDIPTILRPGMVTEDDLIEVLGDVRSDHHKVTQEEIPKAPGMKYKHYAPNAQVIIIDNQADFESAIAKYSQETSKIGILATDQVLNQISENYPKFSLGKDVITASQHLFAGLRELDNSQMDYILAQGFPDTEHSAAYTNRLNKSAGQQHYTK from the coding sequence TTGGAAACAGTTATTTTGAACGATGATCAAATCGCTCAAGCTGCTAATTTCCTAGCTAAGGGTAAATTAGTTGCTTTTCCCACCGAAACTGTATACGGTTTGGGAGCAGATGCGACTCGTCCAGATATCGTTAAGGATGTGTATGCTGCAAAGGGCCGTCCCAGTGACAATCCACTGATCGTGCACGTTGATGGTCCGGAGATGGTTTGGCAATATGCTGATTTAGACTACAAGCCGCTGGCAGAAAAGTTGATGAAACGTTTTTGGCCAGGTCCGTTGACGATCATCATGCCTATTCAGCCTGGAACTTTGTCGCCCGAAGTTACCGGTGGTTTGAAGACTGCTGCATTTAGGATGCCAAATAATCAAGTTACCTTAAGTTTGATCAAACAATTTGGTAAGCCAATAGTTGGTCCTTCAGCAAATACTAGTGGTAAACCTAGTCCGACTGAAGCTAAACATGTTTATCACGACTTAAATGGGAAAATAGCAGCGATTCTTGATGATGGTCCAACTAAGATTGGAGTGGAATCAACTGTTATTGATCTGTCTGTTGATATTCCAACGATATTACGACCAGGGATGGTCACAGAAGATGATTTGATCGAGGTCTTAGGGGACGTTAGAAGTGATCACCATAAAGTTACTCAAGAGGAGATACCAAAGGCTCCAGGGATGAAATACAAGCATTATGCACCCAACGCCCAAGTTATCATCATTGATAACCAAGCTGACTTTGAGAGTGCAATTGCAAAATATTCTCAAGAGACTTCTAAAATTGGTATCCTTGCAACTGATCAAGTTTTAAATCAGATTTCTGAAAATTATCCCAAGTTTTCATTGGGCAAAGATGTCATCACTGCGTCGCAGCACTTGTTTGCAGGGTTAAGAGAGTTAGATAATTCACAAATGGATTATATCCTTGCACAAGGGTTTCCTGACACTGAACATTCTGCCGCTTATACGAACCGCTTGAATAAATCCGCAGGACAACAACACTACACAAAATAA